From the Sphingomonas mesophila genome, one window contains:
- a CDS encoding CvpA family protein gives MTGLDIFVVLLLGGGAMIGFVRGFAHEVLSLLAWVVAVIALKMFHAPVTESLVGPVGSTAGAAAVAFGLIFLPAYVIFKIFAKAVGGRARRSVLGPVDRILGGGFGMLKGLIGATLFFLLAHLAIDIVHGSTAERPDWMVSSRTYPLLNASSAAVVGWVEERRHPPARIEGE, from the coding sequence ATGACCGGGCTCGACATTTTCGTGGTGCTGCTGCTGGGCGGCGGGGCGATGATCGGCTTCGTCCGCGGCTTCGCGCACGAGGTGCTGTCGCTGCTCGCATGGGTGGTGGCGGTGATCGCGCTCAAGATGTTCCACGCGCCGGTGACCGAGAGCCTGGTGGGGCCGGTCGGCAGTACGGCGGGCGCCGCGGCGGTGGCGTTCGGGCTCATTTTCCTGCCGGCCTATGTGATCTTCAAAATCTTCGCCAAGGCGGTCGGCGGGCGGGCTCGGCGCTCGGTGCTGGGGCCGGTCGACCGCATCCTTGGCGGCGGGTTCGGGATGCTCAAGGGGCTGATCGGGGCGACTTTGTTCTTCCTGCTCGCGCACCTCGCGATCGACATCGTCCACGGCTCGACCGCCGAGCGGCCCGACTGGATGGTCAGCTCGCGCACCTATCCCTTGCTCAACGCGAGCAGCGCGGCGGTGGTCGGCTGGGTCGAGGAGCGGCGCCATCCGCCGGCGCGGATCGAGGGCGAATGA
- a CDS encoding EAL domain-containing protein: MRRSRFATSDNPQLSSGARWLEALSFDVRNHAGEDQPIAEQRLAHLDHIPILIALAHAVSAALILLHCAMRGPAADIGQLAAFAGGVLALDIGWALLNRRLDRIRVSARTLTWFMCAMVAVTTTAWCLFGSVAANGATAIQDIALAVLIGGGIVACVVAVIGSPPLAVTCALAGTICASWFQDSPTLTIGSAMLSLVFVAYSVLSARTTIDVARERRSLDQEAHKALQFVNEFETSGRGWFWETNSQGTLSYVSQQLADDFECQPEALFGRQFNDLLSVDSGAEAGLREDRTLGFHLSARFPFSDVVVRAATNEDIHWSLSGNPIFDANGRFMGFRGIGTDLTEQRRSEQEISRLARFDSLTGLPNRAMMRQTLEEALRNAARRQKGCALFLIDLDRFKNVNDTLGHPIGDALLRQVADRLKLVMGNHGQVGRLGGDEFKAVLPGTVETGLLEALAKTLIEQVSRPYMIEGHKVSIGASVGVAIGDPGRGCADALIRNADLALYAAKAAGRGKHCFYEQSMHSEATDRQALENDLRSALDRGELSVVYQPIVRSAGEDVCGFEALVRWDHPVRGPISPAKFIPLAEECGMIEKIGTFVLETAVEEATHWPDTVRVAVNLSPIQFNNPAIVATVAAALETHRLRSERLELEITEGVFLADSDATDETFANLKSLGVRLALDDFGTGYSSLGYLKKAPFDKIKIDQSFVRGAASTSSRNAAIIRAIVSLAESLGMDTTAEGVETHDDLQLIRELGVSQIQGFIFGRPGASDKARELASQASVEADGFSCVREPRQSLMRRAVAAIDGTPTEVRLRNISSHGALVECPAPVAPGVHLTLDIVGVGPVTGTVRWAHATRFGLKFDEEFELRRLSPRRDKLNDVTMLRPWYVPGEQKAAV, encoded by the coding sequence ATGCGTCGAAGTCGATTCGCGACCAGTGATAATCCCCAGCTCTCGAGCGGCGCCCGCTGGCTCGAGGCGCTGTCGTTCGATGTTCGCAATCACGCCGGCGAGGACCAGCCGATCGCCGAGCAAAGGCTCGCCCACCTCGACCACATCCCGATCCTCATCGCCCTCGCCCACGCCGTCTCGGCGGCGCTGATCCTGCTTCACTGCGCGATGCGCGGGCCCGCGGCCGACATCGGCCAGCTCGCCGCGTTCGCCGGCGGCGTGCTCGCGCTCGATATCGGCTGGGCGTTGCTCAACCGCCGCCTCGACCGGATCCGGGTCAGCGCCCGCACCCTCACCTGGTTCATGTGCGCGATGGTCGCGGTCACTACCACTGCCTGGTGCCTGTTCGGCTCGGTCGCCGCCAACGGCGCCACCGCCATCCAGGACATCGCGCTGGCGGTGCTGATCGGCGGCGGCATCGTCGCCTGCGTCGTCGCCGTGATCGGCTCGCCGCCGCTTGCCGTCACCTGCGCTCTGGCCGGAACGATCTGCGCCTCGTGGTTCCAGGATTCGCCGACGCTGACCATCGGCAGCGCCATGCTCAGCCTCGTCTTCGTCGCTTATTCGGTGCTCAGCGCGCGGACCACCATCGACGTCGCGCGCGAACGCCGCTCGCTCGATCAGGAAGCCCACAAGGCGCTTCAGTTCGTCAACGAGTTCGAGACCAGCGGCCGCGGCTGGTTCTGGGAGACCAACAGCCAGGGCACATTGTCCTACGTCTCGCAGCAGCTCGCGGACGATTTCGAATGCCAGCCCGAGGCGTTGTTCGGCCGCCAGTTCAACGACCTCTTGTCAGTCGACAGCGGCGCCGAGGCCGGCCTGCGCGAGGACCGCACGCTCGGCTTCCACCTTTCCGCCCGCTTCCCGTTCAGCGACGTCGTGGTGCGCGCCGCGACCAACGAGGACATCCACTGGTCCTTGTCCGGCAATCCGATCTTCGACGCCAACGGCCGCTTCATGGGCTTCCGGGGGATCGGCACCGACCTCACCGAGCAGCGCCGCTCTGAGCAGGAGATCAGCCGCCTCGCCCGCTTCGACTCTTTGACCGGCCTGCCCAACCGCGCGATGATGCGCCAGACCCTCGAGGAAGCGCTGCGCAATGCCGCCCGCCGCCAGAAGGGCTGCGCTCTGTTCCTGATCGATCTCGACCGCTTCAAGAACGTCAACGACACGCTCGGCCACCCGATCGGCGACGCGCTGCTGCGCCAGGTCGCTGACCGCCTCAAGCTGGTGATGGGCAATCACGGCCAGGTCGGGCGATTGGGCGGCGACGAGTTCAAGGCCGTCCTCCCCGGAACGGTCGAGACCGGCCTCTTAGAAGCGCTCGCCAAGACCCTCATCGAGCAGGTCTCGCGGCCCTACATGATCGAGGGCCACAAGGTCTCGATCGGCGCCTCGGTCGGAGTCGCGATCGGCGATCCCGGGCGCGGCTGCGCCGATGCCCTCATCCGCAACGCCGACCTCGCGCTCTACGCTGCCAAGGCCGCCGGGCGCGGCAAGCACTGCTTCTACGAACAGTCGATGCACTCCGAGGCGACCGACCGCCAGGCGCTCGAGAACGACCTTCGCTCCGCGCTCGACCGCGGCGAGCTATCGGTCGTCTACCAGCCGATCGTCCGCTCCGCCGGCGAGGACGTGTGCGGGTTCGAGGCGCTGGTCCGCTGGGACCATCCGGTGCGCGGCCCCATCTCCCCGGCCAAGTTCATTCCGCTCGCCGAGGAATGCGGGATGATCGAGAAGATCGGCACCTTCGTGCTCGAAACCGCGGTCGAGGAGGCGACCCATTGGCCCGACACCGTCCGGGTCGCGGTCAACCTTTCGCCGATCCAGTTCAACAATCCGGCGATCGTCGCCACCGTCGCCGCCGCGCTCGAGACCCACCGCCTGCGCTCCGAGCGGCTCGAGCTCGAGATCACCGAGGGCGTGTTCCTCGCCGATTCCGACGCCACCGACGAAACCTTCGCCAATCTGAAATCTCTCGGCGTGCGCCTCGCGCTCGACGATTTCGGGACCGGCTATTCCTCGCTCGGCTATTTGAAGAAGGCGCCGTTCGACAAGATCAAGATCGACCAGAGCTTCGTGCGCGGCGCCGCCTCCACCTCGTCGCGCAACGCCGCCATCATCCGCGCCATCGTCAGCCTCGCCGAGAGCCTCGGCATGGACACTACCGCCGAGGGCGTCGAGACCCACGACGACCTCCAGCTGATCCGCGAGCTCGGCGTCAGCCAGATCCAGGGCTTCATCTTCGGCCGCCCCGGAGCGTCCGACAAGGCGCGCGAGCTGGCCAGCCAGGCAAGCGTCGAGGCCGACGGCTTCTCCTGCGTGCGCGAGCCGCGCCAGAGCCTGATGCGCCGCGCCGTCGCCGCCATCGACGGCACCCCGACCGAGGTGCGGCTGCGCAACATCTCGTCGCACGGAGCGCTGGTCGAATGCCCCGCGCCGGTCGCGCCCGGCGTCCATCTGACGCTCGACATCGTCGGCGTCGGCCCGGTCACCGGCACCGTGCGCTGGGCCCACGCGACCCGCTTCGGCCTCAAGTTCGACGAGGAATTCGAGCTTCGCCGCCTGTCCCCCCGCCGCGACAAGCTCAACGACGTCACCATGCTCCGCCCCTGGTACGTGCCGGGTGAGCAGAAGGCGGCAGTCTAA
- the radA gene encoding DNA repair protein RadA yields the protein MARAKARFVCQACGSATSRWQGQCTECGDWNSLVQESASVSSIFAARHDLSAGGRAVSLGTLDHDGPLPERLATGIAEFDRAVGGGLVAGSAVLIGGDPGIGKSTLLLQAAALMARAERRVVYISGEEAADQVRLRARRLGVGDAPVEIGAATSVRDILTTLGEGEAPALLVIDSIQTMHSDLIEGAPGTVSQVRSSAQELIRFAKQAGTAVVLVGHVTKDGNIAGPRVLEHMVDTVLSFEGERSHQYRILRAIKNRFGGTDEIGVFAMEGSGLSEVANPSSLFLTSRDDAVSGTAIFPALEGTRPVLVEIQALTLRLASGATPRRSAVGWDGGRLAMILAVLEARCGLSFANVEVYLNVAGGYRLSDPAADLAVAAALVSALSERAVPSGAVVMGEIALSGEVRPVAHAGLRLKEAAKLGFERAWAPAGVKGDGIAVAGFGSLRALVDHLLGR from the coding sequence ATGGCCAGGGCAAAAGCCCGGTTTGTGTGCCAGGCGTGCGGGTCGGCGACGTCGCGCTGGCAGGGGCAGTGCACGGAGTGCGGCGACTGGAACAGCCTGGTGCAGGAGTCGGCGTCGGTTTCGAGCATCTTCGCCGCCAGGCATGATCTGTCGGCCGGCGGGCGGGCGGTTTCGCTCGGCACGCTCGATCATGACGGGCCGCTGCCCGAGCGGCTAGCGACCGGGATCGCCGAGTTCGACCGCGCGGTCGGCGGCGGGCTGGTCGCCGGATCGGCGGTGCTGATCGGCGGCGACCCGGGGATCGGCAAGTCGACCCTGCTGCTCCAGGCGGCGGCGCTGATGGCCCGCGCCGAGCGGCGGGTGGTCTATATCTCGGGCGAGGAAGCGGCCGACCAGGTGCGGCTTCGCGCGCGGCGGCTGGGGGTCGGCGATGCGCCGGTCGAGATCGGCGCGGCGACCAGCGTGCGCGATATCCTGACGACGCTGGGCGAGGGTGAGGCGCCGGCACTGCTGGTGATCGACAGCATCCAGACCATGCACAGCGATTTGATCGAGGGTGCGCCGGGGACGGTCAGCCAGGTGCGCTCATCGGCGCAGGAACTGATCCGCTTCGCCAAGCAGGCGGGGACCGCGGTGGTGCTGGTCGGCCATGTCACCAAGGACGGCAATATCGCCGGGCCGCGGGTGCTCGAGCATATGGTCGATACGGTGCTGAGCTTCGAGGGCGAGCGAAGCCACCAGTATCGCATCCTGCGCGCGATCAAGAACCGCTTCGGTGGGACCGACGAGATCGGCGTGTTCGCGATGGAAGGCAGCGGGCTCAGCGAGGTTGCCAACCCGTCGAGCCTGTTCCTCACCAGCCGCGACGACGCGGTGAGCGGGACGGCGATCTTCCCGGCGCTGGAGGGGACAAGGCCGGTGCTGGTCGAGATTCAGGCGCTGACTCTGCGACTGGCGAGCGGGGCGACCCCGCGGCGCTCGGCGGTCGGCTGGGACGGCGGGCGGCTGGCGATGATCCTGGCGGTGCTCGAGGCGCGCTGCGGGCTGAGCTTCGCCAATGTCGAGGTCTATCTCAATGTCGCAGGGGGCTACCGGCTGAGCGACCCGGCGGCGGACCTGGCGGTGGCGGCGGCGCTGGTCTCGGCGTTAAGCGAGCGGGCGGTGCCGTCCGGCGCGGTGGTGATGGGCGAGATCGCGCTGTCGGGCGAGGTCCGGCCGGTGGCGCATGCGGGCCTGAGGCTCAAGGAAGCGGCCAAGCTGGGGTTCGAGCGGGCGTGGGCTCCGGCGGGGGTCAAGGGCGACGGGATCGCGGTGGCGGGGTTTGGGAGCTTGCGGGCGCTGGTTGATCATTTGCTCGGGCGGTGA
- a CDS encoding MFS transporter, with product MPALPAPLKIRDFRLYWLARFAAVMATMGMVVIIGYQVYDVARADYGMSIREAALQLGLLGLAQFVPLALLTPVAGWVADRFERRTVARIANALDMLVALALGWFTHQDALTLPLLFALAALHGVARVFVGPAMAAIAPNIVPAKILPEAIALSSIAWQAASVGGPALGGFLYAADPALPYWTAAGLMGFAILALTPVQPVHPPAIAGTAHPLKQMIEGLGYVRRHRFLLGAITLDLFAVLLGGATAMLPVFARDILKVGTEGLGLLRGAPAAGAALLALYYAWYPLKTNVGVKMLLAVAGFGAMTMVFGLSQSMLLSLAALALLGMLDMLSVYVRSSLVQLHTPDAMRGRVSAVSGLAISASNELGELQSGLAAALLGPVGAVVAGGAAAIGVAGLWSLLFPELRRARTFDPPAPPDPLEKSFLN from the coding sequence ATGCCGGCCCTTCCCGCACCGCTCAAAATCCGCGATTTCCGACTCTACTGGCTGGCGCGCTTCGCTGCGGTGATGGCGACGATGGGGATGGTCGTCATCATCGGCTACCAGGTCTATGACGTCGCGCGCGCCGATTACGGCATGTCGATCCGCGAGGCCGCGCTCCAGCTCGGCCTGCTCGGCCTTGCCCAATTCGTCCCGCTGGCGCTGCTCACCCCCGTCGCCGGCTGGGTCGCCGACCGCTTCGAGCGGCGCACCGTGGCGCGCATCGCCAACGCGCTCGACATGCTGGTCGCGCTTGCGCTCGGCTGGTTCACCCACCAGGACGCGCTGACCCTACCCTTGCTGTTCGCGCTCGCCGCGCTGCACGGCGTGGCGCGGGTGTTCGTCGGCCCGGCGATGGCGGCGATCGCGCCCAATATCGTGCCCGCCAAGATCCTGCCCGAAGCGATCGCGCTGAGCTCGATCGCGTGGCAGGCGGCGTCGGTCGGCGGGCCGGCGCTCGGCGGCTTCCTCTACGCCGCCGATCCGGCCTTGCCTTATTGGACCGCGGCCGGGCTGATGGGCTTCGCGATCCTCGCCTTGACCCCGGTCCAGCCGGTCCATCCGCCCGCCATCGCCGGCACCGCCCATCCGCTCAAGCAGATGATCGAGGGCCTCGGCTATGTCCGCCGCCACCGCTTCTTGCTCGGCGCGATCACGCTCGATCTGTTCGCGGTGCTGCTCGGCGGGGCAACGGCGATGCTGCCGGTGTTCGCGCGCGATATTCTCAAGGTCGGCACCGAAGGCCTCGGCCTGCTGCGCGGAGCGCCCGCCGCCGGTGCTGCTTTGCTCGCGCTTTACTACGCCTGGTATCCGCTCAAGACCAATGTCGGGGTCAAGATGCTGCTCGCCGTCGCCGGCTTCGGGGCGATGACGATGGTGTTCGGACTGTCGCAATCGATGCTGCTCAGCCTGGCCGCGCTGGCGCTGCTTGGAATGCTCGACATGCTCTCGGTCTACGTCCGCTCAAGCCTCGTCCAGTTGCACACGCCCGACGCCATGCGCGGCCGGGTGTCGGCGGTGTCGGGGCTCGCCATCTCGGCCTCCAACGAGCTTGGCGAGCTGCAGTCGGGCCTTGCCGCCGCCTTGCTCGGACCGGTCGGCGCGGTGGTCGCCGGCGGCGCCGCGGCGATCGGGGTCGCGGGCCTATGGAGCCTGCTGTTCCCCGAGCTTCGCCGAGCCCGCACCTTCGATCCGCCGGCGCCGCCCGATCCTCTTGAAAAATCGTTCCTAAATTAA